CTTGTCTGTCACGTCAATTTCTTAAATGCGTGCaacaaaccaaaaattttgtaaatatctgaAAAATAGAGATATTATGGTATTTCTATGTTAATGAAGATAAGTGTCGAGAACTGTTGATGTGAAAACTATAGATGTAGTCATGGCTTACACGGAAAAAGTGTTATTAAGCGGCACGGCTCTGTCATTTCTGTTTTATGAGTGTGTAAACTCTTCAAATAGTCAGGTATGTACTatgtacttagttttaatacatTCTATATCGTTTACAATCGTATTATTACTATGTTATCATCATTAACGTATCTATTTACTTTACAGGAAGGTTTTTTGATTGGCGACGTGACTTCAGAAATAACAAATCATATTTCCGACTCACAAAGCGATAATGCTCGCTTAGATACTCAAATCGAAATCAGGACGGTATTGCCGCTCCCGGCAGTATCACTTTTTTACTTCCCCACAGGGAGGATAAAGGAAGATGTACTCTCGGATATGCTCTCAAGCACTGCCAATGAAATTGTAGGTTGGTACAAATATCGCAAGAACACCAACATCAAACCAACTTTCAGAgataaattaatatcaaaagggttacaaaaatactttgaaaagTATCATGGGAAGAAAAACTTTGTTACTTGTaatttgtcaaataaatcatcatctgctGGATCTACACATACTTTTATGTACAGATTTGGAAAAATCAATTGTTTCGATATGTATGAATACGTTGAGGATATAACTGCAAACTTAGGTGAAAAATATACAGGCTACAAGAAATCCCATAGATTGTCACCACACAGTATTTTCAATAAGATTGTGAGAGAAAGCAATGTTCAGAGTAATGACACAAGCAATGCTATATTACGCATTCAGGAAGCAGTTGACGTGAGACTTGTGAAGGAAGCTAAAGCTGCTGCTAAAAATGAATGCACTATCAGGGAACTGGAGGCAGAGATAAAgcaaatggcaactattttGTCAGACAAACATTCATTTGAATTGCAATCagcatataataaatatgttgagGAAAAAATTATGAACCGTGAAACTGAAATGGCCAGGGCTTGTTTAGAGGCACTGACAACTCCTTTAAAAGTGGAAATATTGAATGTTAAAAATGCTCCTGTAAACAGTAATCATACAGACTCGGAGGATTCAGTGCAGTTAATTGAAAATGATGTAAAAGAGACCAGTCCCAGCCCTCCCTTGATATCCTCAAGCTCGTCAAAGCCAGTGCTTAAGTATGCAGCTGCATTAAAAACCAAAAACGAAGTAGCAACAACAAGTGTAAGTATCTCAA
The nucleotide sequence above comes from Helicoverpa zea isolate HzStark_Cry1AcR chromosome 10, ilHelZeax1.1, whole genome shotgun sequence. Encoded proteins:
- the LOC124633971 gene encoding BRISC complex subunit FAM175B-like isoform X1, with the translated sequence MAYTEKVLLSGTALSFLFYECVNSSNSQEGFLIGDVTSEITNHISDSQSDNARLDTQIEIRTVLPLPAVSLFYFPTGRIKEDVLSDMLSSTANEIVGWYKYRKNTNIKPTFRDKLISKGLQKYFEKYHGKKNFVTCNLSNKSSSAGSTHTFMYRFGKINCFDMYEYVEDITANLGEKYTGYKKSHRLSPHSIFNKIVRESNVQSNDTSNAILRIQEAVDVRLVKEAKAAAKNECTIRELEAEIKQMATILSDKHSFELQSAYNKYVEEKIMNRETEMARACLEALTTPLKVEILNVKNAPVNSNHTDSEDSVQLIENDVKETSPSPPLISSSSSKPVLKYAAALKTKNEVATTSKANHHSDDLITFDVDDNHMKKTLIISEDVKCGDSSPEY
- the LOC124633971 gene encoding BRISC complex subunit FAM175B-like isoform X2, which encodes MAYTEKVLLSGTALSFLFYECVNSSNSQEGFLIGDVTSEITNHISDSQSDNARLDTQIEIRTVLPLPAVSLFYFPTGRIKEDVLSDMLSSTANEIVGWYKYRKNTNIKPTFRDKLISKGLQKYFEKYHGKKNFVTCNLSNKSSSAGSTHTFMYRFGKINCFDMYEYVEDITANLGEKYTGYKKSHRLSPHSIFNKIVRESNVQSNDTSNAILRIQEAVDVRLVKEAKAAAKNECTIRELEAEIKQMATILSDKHSFELQSAYNKYVEEKIMNRETEMARACLEALTTPLKVEILNVKNAPVNSNHTDSEDSVQLIENDVKETSPSPPLISSSSSKPVLKYAAALKTKNEVATTSANHHSDDLITFDVDDNHMKKTLIISEDVKCGDSSPEY